Proteins encoded within one genomic window of Thermococcus celer Vu 13 = JCM 8558:
- the pstC gene encoding phosphate ABC transporter permease subunit PstC codes for MGRRDSFDYLTFPVVLLVFSLFAGMLVVFFTNAVPAFHRFGVDVYLKNVWKAAEVPEDEVYGIAAAIWGSVYTSVIAILISLPLSVAFSVFVVDYAPKWLKNALIVTSDVMAGLPTIIYGIWGAFVLVPFLRDYVMKPLYAHLSFIPLFDYPPVGGYSYLSAGVLLAIMVTPFVSAVVREAYSMIPFTYREAAYALGATRYEATRILLGYLRPAMVSGVILAFGRAIGETVAVSLVIGNTFNMTSKLFAPGYTISSLIANQFGNAFIYSYMTPVLFAAGLALFLIGLTVNLLGIRALRRWEENVQL; via the coding sequence ATGGGAAGAAGGGACTCCTTTGACTACCTGACCTTTCCGGTTGTGCTCCTCGTATTCAGCCTGTTCGCGGGAATGTTGGTGGTGTTCTTCACGAACGCCGTTCCGGCCTTTCACAGGTTCGGGGTGGATGTCTACCTAAAAAACGTGTGGAAAGCCGCTGAGGTTCCGGAGGACGAGGTTTACGGGATAGCCGCGGCGATCTGGGGGAGCGTTTACACATCCGTAATCGCGATCCTGATCTCGCTCCCCCTCTCCGTAGCGTTCTCCGTCTTCGTGGTCGACTACGCCCCCAAATGGCTAAAAAACGCGCTTATCGTAACCTCCGACGTGATGGCGGGCCTGCCGACCATAATCTACGGAATCTGGGGCGCTTTCGTCCTCGTGCCGTTCCTGCGGGATTACGTGATGAAGCCCCTTTACGCTCACTTATCCTTCATTCCGCTCTTCGATTACCCTCCAGTGGGAGGTTACAGCTACCTCTCCGCCGGGGTTCTCCTCGCGATAATGGTCACCCCCTTCGTCTCCGCTGTCGTCAGGGAGGCCTACTCCATGATACCCTTCACCTACAGGGAGGCGGCCTACGCCCTCGGCGCGACGAGGTACGAGGCCACCAGGATCCTCCTCGGTTACTTGCGGCCCGCGATGGTGTCCGGTGTCATACTCGCCTTCGGGCGGGCCATCGGGGAGACCGTTGCTGTGAGCCTCGTCATCGGGAACACCTTCAACATGACCTCAAAGCTCTTTGCGCCGGGCTACACAATCTCCTCGCTGATAGCGAACCAGTTCGGAAACGCCTTCATCTACTCCTACATGACGCCGGTTCTCTTCGCGGCGGGGCTCGCCCTGTTCCTTATAGGACTCACCGTGAACCTGCTCGGGATACGGGCCCTCAGGAGGTGGGAGGAGAATGTTCAGCTTTGA
- a CDS encoding sugar phosphate isomerase/epimerase family protein, with protein sequence MRLGVTSGLVREVSGRGLGIDELGVPLVEVYLDEVPALIGTSVDWSLVRDLGGLGVDFTVHAPTGTGKFSSIDLGRRSRLNARVMERVFQVASALNAEKIVIHGGSVEKSYHRAYLNTKRQLREISWMAEESGVGLVIENLFGPMVGVLPYELASLLDENLKVCLDTGHAFLTAMELGLSMDEFLLLAPYVDHAHVHDNNGARDEHLPPGRGLLGRDFIRKLLVAVNPSTAVLEVRNYGSPNEIIESLRHFKKVESTAR encoded by the coding sequence ATGAGGCTCGGCGTAACATCCGGGTTGGTTCGGGAGGTATCGGGAAGGGGCCTCGGCATAGACGAGCTGGGCGTTCCCCTCGTGGAGGTCTACCTCGACGAGGTTCCGGCCTTGATAGGCACCTCCGTGGACTGGTCACTCGTGCGGGACCTGGGCGGTCTCGGGGTGGATTTCACGGTTCACGCGCCGACCGGGACCGGGAAGTTTTCCTCCATCGATCTCGGAAGGCGCTCGAGGCTCAACGCCAGGGTCATGGAGAGGGTCTTTCAGGTTGCCTCGGCGCTGAACGCGGAAAAGATCGTTATCCACGGTGGAAGCGTTGAGAAGTCCTACCACAGGGCCTACCTGAACACCAAGCGACAGCTGAGGGAGATAAGCTGGATGGCGGAGGAGAGCGGGGTTGGCCTCGTCATCGAGAACCTCTTCGGCCCGATGGTCGGCGTCCTCCCCTACGAGCTCGCCTCTTTGCTCGACGAGAACCTTAAGGTGTGCCTCGATACGGGCCACGCTTTCCTGACCGCTATGGAGCTCGGGCTGAGCATGGACGAGTTCCTCCTGCTCGCGCCGTACGTTGACCACGCGCACGTCCACGACAACAACGGAGCGAGGGACGAGCACCTGCCACCTGGGAGGGGCCTCCTCGGAAGGGACTTTATAAGGAAACTCCTGGTGGCCGTGAACCCGTCCACGGCGGTTCTCGAGGTCAGGAACTACGGATCCCCGAATGAGATAATCGAATCGCTTCGCCACTTCAAAAAGGTGGAGAGCACCGCGAGGTGA
- the pstS gene encoding phosphate ABC transporter substrate-binding protein PstS, producing MKKALAILMVFLLAVSVAVSGCIGSNGNGGAGSPTGSPASTSSSTSSSAEVITLRTTGATFPQYQIQKWINVYMKSHPGVKIEYEGGGSGHGQDAFLKGLTQIGRSDPPVTEATWKKFLQTGDQPLQFPEIVGAVVVAYNVPGVSELKLDGETLAKIFMGEIEYWDDDAIKALNPNANLPHQKIIVVHRSDSSGTTAIFTTYLSLVSKEFAEKVGAGKLVDWPVDKMGRGIGGKGNPGVVQALKSTKYSIAYTELSFAIEDKLNVVALKNKAGNFVKPTDDSIKAAVAGVKSFIPGPTEGYKENLRQLLNAPGEKSYPIVAFTHLLVWENKNGKHYSKEEAKAIKDFLKWVLTEGQKPENLAPGYVGLPPEVAGIGLKAVDMIQEG from the coding sequence ATGAAAAAGGCACTGGCTATATTGATGGTTTTCCTGCTGGCGGTCTCCGTCGCCGTCAGCGGGTGCATAGGAAGCAACGGCAACGGGGGTGCAGGCTCTCCAACGGGCTCTCCCGCATCGACGTCATCGTCAACATCCTCCTCGGCCGAGGTCATAACCCTGCGCACCACCGGTGCGACCTTCCCGCAGTACCAGATTCAGAAGTGGATCAACGTTTACATGAAGAGCCACCCGGGCGTTAAGATAGAGTACGAGGGTGGCGGAAGCGGTCACGGTCAGGACGCTTTTCTGAAGGGTCTGACGCAGATAGGAAGGAGCGACCCGCCGGTTACCGAAGCCACCTGGAAGAAGTTCCTCCAGACGGGTGACCAGCCCCTACAGTTCCCCGAGATCGTCGGTGCGGTCGTGGTGGCCTACAACGTTCCCGGCGTTAGCGAGCTCAAACTCGACGGTGAGACCCTCGCAAAGATCTTCATGGGGGAGATAGAGTACTGGGACGACGATGCGATAAAGGCCCTCAACCCCAACGCCAACCTGCCTCACCAGAAGATAATCGTCGTTCACAGGAGCGACTCGAGCGGAACCACCGCGATATTCACCACCTACCTCAGCCTCGTCAGCAAGGAGTTCGCCGAGAAGGTGGGTGCTGGAAAGCTCGTTGACTGGCCCGTTGACAAGATGGGCAGGGGAATAGGCGGAAAGGGCAACCCTGGAGTCGTCCAGGCCCTGAAGAGCACGAAGTACAGCATCGCCTACACCGAGCTCTCCTTCGCCATTGAGGACAAACTCAACGTCGTCGCCCTCAAGAACAAGGCGGGGAACTTCGTCAAGCCCACGGACGATAGCATAAAGGCCGCGGTTGCGGGCGTGAAGTCCTTCATACCCGGGCCGACCGAGGGCTACAAGGAGAACCTCAGACAGCTCCTCAACGCCCCCGGTGAGAAGTCCTACCCGATAGTTGCCTTCACCCACCTCCTCGTCTGGGAGAACAAGAACGGGAAGCACTACTCAAAGGAGGAGGCCAAGGCCATCAAGGACTTCCTGAAGTGGGTTCTCACAGAGGGGCAGAAGCCGGAGAACCTGGCGCCCGGTTACGTTGGCCTCCCGCCCGAGGTGGCCGGGATAGGGCTCAAGGCCGTTGACATGATTCAGGAGGGCTAA
- a CDS encoding prefoldin subunit beta: MQNIPPQVQAMLGQLEGYQQQLQLVIQQKQKVQLELTEAKKALEEIEKVEEGTTIYKTVGTLIVKTDKARAVEELKEKVETLEVRLNALDRQEKKLNEKLKELTAKIQAALRPTAG; the protein is encoded by the coding sequence ATGCAAAACATCCCACCCCAGGTTCAGGCCATGCTCGGTCAGCTCGAGGGCTACCAGCAGCAGCTCCAGCTGGTCATCCAGCAGAAGCAGAAGGTTCAGCTCGAACTCACCGAGGCCAAGAAGGCCCTGGAAGAGATCGAGAAAGTCGAGGAAGGAACGACCATCTACAAGACCGTCGGGACTCTCATCGTGAAGACGGACAAGGCCAGGGCGGTGGAGGAACTGAAGGAGAAGGTTGAGACCCTCGAAGTCCGCCTCAACGCCCTCGACAGGCAGGAGAAGAAGCTCAACGAGAAGCTCAAGGAGCTGACGGCAAAGATACAGGCGGCTTTAAGGCCCACCGCGGGCTGA
- a CDS encoding DUF3194 domain-containing protein, producing MGGEGKRVIHIGLPELSEEELIEIGELAQETVMKSIFGVLNRSDVKDVEVTTRINRGETLDLELEVYLEVPVFVRIDVDRLIEEAVERAYNVVERRLREIADEGKAQA from the coding sequence ATGGGCGGAGAGGGGAAAAGGGTTATCCACATAGGCCTGCCGGAGCTGAGCGAGGAGGAACTGATAGAGATAGGGGAGCTCGCCCAGGAGACGGTGATGAAGAGCATCTTTGGCGTCCTCAACAGGAGCGACGTCAAGGACGTAGAGGTAACGACGAGGATAAACCGCGGCGAGACGCTCGACCTCGAGCTGGAGGTCTACCTCGAGGTTCCCGTCTTCGTGAGGATCGATGTGGATAGGCTCATCGAAGAGGCCGTTGAGAGGGCTTACAATGTCGTTGAGAGGAGACTGAGGGAGATAGCGGATGAGGGGAAAGCTCAGGCTTAA
- a CDS encoding DHH family phosphoesterase, translating into MRGKLRLKRFLQNSRDRSFLLLCHHNADPDSLGSAIAFALYLKSIGVEGVRIGVAQSVSSYAKRLLTLSPVPVEKNPEVLEDVVMIFDTSSLEQLAPIEVPGDKTIIVIDHHLEKERPIKADIAVVDSSRSSTAEIVWELFRYFGFADENAIKALLAGIVTDTASFRFANANTFKAVGEMLTLFPIQMGEVFQLVAPVSEENIDQSKRTAVLKACQRLEIRKFRKYIIAVSKVSAYESLACKVFLQLGADVAVVGSEKRGVRISARAKESLVKKGLHLGKIMEKVGPVIDGSGGGHAGAAGANGKANLDEGIKLILKEIENFLREMV; encoded by the coding sequence ATGAGGGGAAAGCTCAGGCTTAAGCGCTTCCTTCAAAACTCGCGGGATAGGTCCTTTCTCCTGCTCTGCCACCACAACGCCGACCCCGATTCCCTCGGCTCGGCGATAGCCTTCGCCCTCTACCTTAAATCCATCGGAGTTGAGGGGGTTAGGATAGGGGTCGCCCAGAGCGTTTCGTCCTACGCCAAGAGGCTCCTTACCCTCTCACCCGTCCCCGTCGAGAAGAACCCCGAGGTTCTCGAGGACGTCGTGATGATATTCGACACCTCGTCACTCGAACAGCTCGCGCCCATCGAGGTTCCAGGGGATAAAACGATTATCGTCATCGACCACCACCTCGAGAAGGAGAGGCCGATTAAAGCGGACATAGCCGTCGTTGACTCCTCCAGAAGCTCAACGGCCGAGATCGTCTGGGAGCTCTTTAGGTACTTCGGCTTCGCGGACGAGAACGCGATTAAGGCCCTCCTGGCCGGAATCGTCACGGACACGGCCAGCTTCCGGTTCGCGAACGCAAATACGTTCAAAGCTGTAGGCGAGATGTTAACGCTTTTCCCGATTCAGATGGGCGAGGTGTTCCAGCTCGTCGCACCGGTTAGCGAGGAGAACATCGACCAGTCGAAGAGAACCGCCGTTCTGAAGGCCTGCCAGCGGCTGGAGATAAGGAAGTTCCGAAAGTACATCATAGCGGTCTCCAAGGTCTCTGCCTACGAATCGCTGGCCTGCAAGGTCTTCCTCCAGCTCGGTGCCGACGTAGCCGTGGTCGGGAGCGAGAAGAGGGGCGTCAGGATATCCGCGAGGGCGAAGGAGAGCCTCGTGAAGAAGGGCCTCCACCTGGGCAAGATCATGGAGAAGGTGGGGCCGGTCATAGACGGTTCCGGCGGCGGCCACGCCGGGGCCGCGGGGGCCAACGGCAAGGCCAACCTCGACGAGGGCATCAAGCTGATCCTGAAGGAGATAGAGAATTTTTTAAGGGAAATGGTTTAG
- a CDS encoding tRNA-binding protein, protein MWDTSKDYRLLVAEKSVELFLKTVEHAKFKGKWNKKRAIQLAKEMIPEIEAMRYSYVEPRELVETPQMKALKEKAAGIIEALGGEDWHHTFIGLADRDERPKVEEHVAKVRFFLNTILGLDRRLALGRINDPVIAVDIKVGEVMSVGKHPNADRLLVTNVNIGDRAITVVTNDLTVKEGNRVAVALLPPASFRGIVSEGMFLGAGEGVLKDVKGEIGGLPKGIPLEAFNETRNLVEAFLKG, encoded by the coding sequence ATGTGGGACACGAGCAAGGATTATCGCTTACTGGTGGCGGAGAAGAGCGTGGAGCTGTTCCTGAAGACGGTGGAGCACGCGAAGTTCAAGGGGAAGTGGAACAAGAAGAGGGCGATTCAGCTGGCGAAGGAGATGATCCCAGAGATAGAGGCGATGAGGTACAGTTACGTGGAGCCGAGGGAGCTCGTAGAGACGCCGCAGATGAAGGCCCTTAAGGAGAAGGCCGCGGGAATAATCGAGGCCCTCGGCGGGGAGGACTGGCACCACACCTTCATAGGCCTCGCGGACAGGGACGAGAGGCCCAAGGTTGAGGAGCACGTCGCCAAGGTCCGTTTCTTCCTCAACACGATACTGGGCCTCGATAGGCGCCTGGCCCTCGGAAGGATAAACGACCCGGTCATAGCGGTGGACATAAAGGTCGGGGAGGTCATGAGCGTCGGCAAACACCCGAACGCGGACAGACTGCTCGTTACGAACGTTAACATCGGCGACAGGGCAATAACCGTCGTCACCAACGACCTAACCGTGAAGGAGGGGAACCGCGTGGCCGTCGCGTTGCTCCCGCCGGCGAGCTTCCGAGGGATAGTGAGCGAGGGCATGTTCCTCGGAGCCGGGGAGGGGGTCCTGAAGGACGTCAAGGGTGAGATCGGCGGCCTGCCGAAGGGGATCCCGCTCGAGGCCTTCAACGAGACGAGGAACCTGGTCGAGGCCTTCCTGAAGGGATGA
- a CDS encoding aldehyde ferredoxin oxidoreductase family protein, whose protein sequence is MLGYKNRIARVNLTKGKVTYEELPDEVIRKFVGGKGLGYYIIYKEVPPGTDPLSPANRFVFAPGGLTGLIPGSSKVIAVSKSPETGLISDSSGGDAFGPKLKGHFDALVIEGRSEEPVYLYVHDGEVEIRGAAHLWGKGNSEVAGELWREYPKASLALVGPAGERLSRIANVIYDTERASGRGGLGAVLGSKRVKAVVVEPGERPGVADPEEFQRLWREFYDEFATNPKYEHTRNYGTSDALRSAASLGMSPAYNFSRPYIPDELALRLSGDEVKKYEVTPEWYVHGKSCPIKCARYVEVEYKGKKIRVKPEYESIAMLGAATGVFNFPAVAYFNRLVNDLGMDSIATGATIGWFFEMVERGLIGEEEIGFPVKGFGDEEAEERLIKLMAERKGIGAILADGVKRACERLGRGCEFAVHVKGMESPAWDPRGRRTYGLSYATADVGASHLRGWPEPHQLPNQGPAKELVPSLIEARHESYIIDMLGVCKFVPYRMEDLARLYSLATGEEWTVEKLKRVAWAVESIARIHDALDRLTPPIDDTIPPRWWEPEPDGPAKGNRAFIDMDDFLEARREFYRLRGWHEELGVPLPETMEELGYPEFSEDAGRALETVRRRMGA, encoded by the coding sequence ATGTTAGGTTATAAGAACAGAATCGCCCGCGTGAACCTGACCAAGGGGAAGGTAACCTACGAGGAACTGCCGGACGAGGTGATAAGGAAGTTCGTAGGCGGGAAGGGGCTCGGCTATTACATTATTTACAAGGAGGTGCCGCCGGGCACGGATCCGCTCAGCCCGGCCAACAGGTTCGTCTTCGCCCCCGGCGGATTGACCGGCCTGATTCCGGGCTCGAGCAAGGTCATAGCCGTCAGCAAGAGCCCCGAGACCGGGCTGATAAGCGATTCCAGCGGGGGCGACGCCTTCGGGCCGAAGCTCAAGGGACACTTCGACGCGCTGGTCATCGAGGGACGGAGCGAGGAACCGGTTTACCTCTACGTCCACGATGGAGAGGTTGAGATCAGGGGCGCGGCCCACCTCTGGGGTAAGGGAAATTCCGAGGTGGCGGGAGAGCTCTGGCGGGAGTACCCGAAGGCGAGCTTAGCTTTGGTGGGGCCCGCGGGGGAAAGGCTGAGCAGAATCGCGAACGTCATCTACGACACGGAGAGGGCCAGCGGCAGGGGCGGCCTCGGGGCGGTCCTCGGGAGCAAGAGGGTGAAAGCAGTTGTCGTTGAGCCCGGGGAGAGGCCGGGGGTCGCCGATCCAGAGGAATTCCAGAGGCTCTGGAGGGAGTTCTACGACGAGTTCGCCACGAATCCAAAGTACGAGCACACGAGGAACTACGGCACGAGCGACGCGCTGAGGAGCGCGGCCTCGCTCGGGATGAGCCCCGCTTACAACTTCTCCAGGCCGTACATCCCGGACGAGCTCGCCTTGAGGCTGTCGGGGGACGAGGTCAAGAAGTACGAGGTAACCCCGGAGTGGTACGTCCACGGCAAGAGCTGTCCCATAAAGTGCGCCCGCTACGTCGAGGTTGAGTATAAGGGAAAGAAGATACGCGTCAAGCCCGAGTACGAGAGCATAGCCATGCTCGGGGCGGCAACCGGCGTCTTCAACTTCCCGGCGGTGGCCTACTTCAACCGGCTGGTCAACGACCTCGGGATGGACAGCATAGCGACGGGCGCGACGATAGGCTGGTTCTTCGAGATGGTCGAGAGGGGCCTCATCGGCGAGGAGGAGATAGGCTTCCCGGTTAAGGGCTTCGGCGACGAGGAGGCGGAGGAGAGGCTCATCAAGCTGATGGCCGAGAGAAAGGGGATCGGGGCGATTCTGGCGGACGGCGTCAAGAGGGCCTGCGAGAGGCTCGGCAGGGGATGCGAGTTCGCGGTCCACGTCAAGGGCATGGAGAGCCCGGCCTGGGACCCGCGCGGCAGGAGGACGTACGGCCTGAGCTACGCCACCGCCGACGTCGGCGCCTCTCACCTGAGGGGCTGGCCGGAGCCGCACCAGCTCCCCAACCAGGGGCCCGCGAAGGAGCTCGTTCCGTCCCTGATAGAGGCCAGGCACGAGAGCTACATCATCGACATGCTCGGCGTGTGCAAGTTCGTGCCCTACAGGATGGAGGACCTCGCGAGGCTCTACTCTCTCGCCACGGGTGAGGAGTGGACGGTTGAAAAGCTCAAGAGGGTTGCGTGGGCCGTCGAGAGCATCGCGAGGATACACGACGCCCTCGACCGGTTAACGCCGCCCATCGACGACACGATTCCACCGCGCTGGTGGGAGCCCGAGCCCGACGGGCCGGCGAAGGGCAACAGGGCCTTCATAGACATGGACGACTTCCTCGAGGCGAGGAGGGAGTTCTACAGGCTCAGGGGCTGGCACGAAGAGCTCGGCGTCCCGTTGCCGGAGACGATGGAGGAGCTCGGCTATCCGGAGTTCAGCGAAGACGCGGGGAGGGCCCTGGAGACTGTGAGGAGAAGGATGGGGGCCTGA
- a CDS encoding aldo/keto reductase: protein MNVKDLKVIGDDRVTSIGLGTWGIGGKERPDYSRDKESVEALRHGLELGINLIDTAEFYAAGHSEELVGEAIRGFDREELFIVSKVWPTHFGYDEAKKAARASAKRLGTYIDLYLLHWPTDDFGKIEETLHALEDLVDEGLIRYIGVSNFDLELLRRSQEVMRRYEIVANEVKYSLKDRWPEESGLLEYMKKEKIALIAYTPLEKGTLARNDCLAAIGKPYGKTAAQVALNYLIWEENVLAIPKAGRKEHVEENAGAMGWRLSKEDREKARRCV, encoded by the coding sequence ATGAACGTGAAAGACCTAAAGGTTATCGGCGATGATAGGGTTACGTCCATAGGACTTGGGACATGGGGCATCGGCGGAAAGGAGAGGCCGGACTATTCACGGGATAAGGAGAGCGTCGAGGCCCTCCGTCACGGCCTTGAGCTCGGGATAAACCTCATCGACACGGCGGAGTTCTACGCCGCGGGCCACAGCGAGGAGCTCGTTGGAGAGGCCATCAGGGGTTTTGACCGCGAGGAGCTCTTCATCGTCAGCAAGGTCTGGCCGACCCACTTCGGTTATGACGAGGCCAAAAAGGCCGCAAGGGCAAGCGCCAAAAGGCTGGGAACCTACATCGACCTCTACCTCCTCCACTGGCCGACCGACGACTTCGGGAAGATAGAGGAGACGCTCCACGCGCTCGAGGATCTCGTGGACGAGGGGCTGATAAGGTACATCGGCGTGAGCAACTTCGACCTCGAGCTCCTGAGGAGGAGCCAGGAAGTTATGAGAAGGTACGAGATAGTCGCCAACGAGGTGAAGTACTCGCTGAAGGACCGCTGGCCAGAGGAGAGCGGCCTGCTCGAATACATGAAAAAGGAAAAGATTGCCCTCATAGCCTACACGCCGCTCGAGAAGGGCACCTTAGCGCGGAACGACTGCCTGGCTGCGATTGGAAAGCCCTACGGAAAAACGGCCGCCCAGGTCGCGCTGAACTACCTCATCTGGGAGGAGAACGTTCTGGCGATTCCAAAGGCGGGAAGGAAGGAGCACGTTGAGGAGAACGCCGGCGCGATGGGGTGGAGGCTCTCGAAGGAGGACAGGGAAAAAGCGAGGAGGTGTGTCTGA
- a CDS encoding 2,3-bisphosphoglycerate-independent phosphoglycerate mutase, protein MKRRKGLLIILDGLGDRPVKELGGKTPLEYAKTPNMDRLAELGILGQQDPIRPGQPAGSDTAHLSIFGYDPYKVYRGRGFLEALGVGLDLDEDDLAFRVNFATLENGVITDRRAGRISTEEAHELARAVQEEVKLPVEFIFKGATGHRAVLVLKGLSKGYRVGENDPHEAGKPPHEFGWEDEESRHVAEILGEFVEKAHEVLDKHPINEARRRAGKPAANYLLIRGAGTYPDIPMKFTEQWRVKAAAVVAVSLVKGVARAIGFDIYTPEGATGEYDTDEMAKARKVVELLNDYDFVFLHFKPTDAAGHDNKPKLKAEMIEKADRMVGYIVDNLDLEDVVIAITGDHSTPCEVMNHSGDPVPLLIAGGGVRPDRTETFGERECMRGGLGRIRGHDIVPVMMDLMNRSEKFGA, encoded by the coding sequence GTGAAGCGGAGGAAGGGACTTCTCATAATCCTCGACGGCCTCGGGGACAGGCCCGTTAAGGAACTCGGCGGAAAGACCCCGCTCGAGTACGCGAAGACGCCGAACATGGACAGACTCGCTGAACTCGGGATACTGGGCCAGCAGGACCCGATAAGGCCCGGACAGCCGGCGGGAAGCGACACCGCGCACCTCAGCATCTTCGGCTACGACCCCTACAAGGTCTACCGCGGGAGGGGGTTCCTCGAGGCACTCGGCGTCGGCCTCGACCTCGATGAGGACGATCTGGCCTTCAGGGTGAACTTCGCCACCCTCGAGAACGGCGTCATCACCGACAGGAGGGCGGGAAGGATAAGCACGGAGGAGGCCCACGAGCTCGCGAGGGCGGTTCAGGAGGAGGTGAAGCTCCCGGTTGAGTTCATCTTCAAAGGGGCCACAGGTCACAGGGCCGTTCTGGTCCTCAAGGGGCTCTCAAAGGGCTACCGCGTCGGCGAGAACGACCCGCACGAGGCCGGAAAGCCACCCCACGAGTTCGGCTGGGAGGACGAGGAGAGCAGACACGTGGCGGAGATCCTCGGAGAGTTCGTCGAGAAGGCGCACGAGGTCCTCGATAAACACCCGATAAACGAGGCGCGGAGGAGGGCCGGCAAGCCCGCTGCCAACTACCTCCTGATAAGGGGGGCCGGAACCTACCCCGACATCCCGATGAAGTTCACGGAGCAGTGGAGGGTGAAGGCGGCCGCCGTCGTCGCAGTCTCCCTCGTCAAGGGCGTCGCAAGGGCGATAGGCTTCGATATCTACACGCCGGAAGGGGCGACCGGCGAGTACGACACGGATGAGATGGCGAAGGCGAGGAAGGTCGTCGAGCTCCTCAACGATTACGACTTCGTCTTCCTGCACTTCAAGCCGACGGACGCCGCCGGTCACGACAACAAACCCAAGCTGAAGGCCGAGATGATAGAGAAGGCCGACCGGATGGTGGGTTACATAGTTGACAACCTCGACCTTGAGGACGTCGTGATAGCCATAACCGGCGACCACTCGACGCCCTGCGAGGTCATGAACCACAGCGGCGACCCGGTGCCGCTCCTGATAGCCGGTGGCGGCGTCAGGCCTGACCGGACGGAGACTTTCGGCGAGCGCGAGTGCATGCGCGGCGGCCTCGGCAGGATAAGGGGGCACGACATAGTGCCGGTGATGATGGACCTCATGAACCGGAGCGAGAAGTTCGGGGCCTGA
- a CDS encoding HIT family protein produces MKVLWAPWRIEYIRSPKHEGCIFCDFPRENRDRERLILHRGRYSFVIMNNYPYNPGHVMIAPYRHVGRWEDLTDEELLEIMRLSQLMIKVIKKVMNPDGFNMGVNLGRVAGAGIEDHVHLHIVPRWNGDTNFMPVVADTKVIPESLQEAYEELKAAIEEMMEESKSV; encoded by the coding sequence ATGAAGGTGCTGTGGGCACCGTGGCGCATCGAGTACATACGCTCACCGAAGCACGAAGGGTGCATATTCTGCGATTTCCCGAGGGAGAACCGCGATAGGGAGAGGCTCATACTCCACCGCGGGCGTTACAGCTTCGTCATCATGAACAACTACCCCTACAACCCCGGGCACGTGATGATAGCCCCCTACAGGCACGTCGGGCGGTGGGAGGATCTCACCGATGAGGAGCTCCTCGAGATTATGAGGCTCTCCCAGCTCATGATAAAGGTTATCAAGAAGGTTATGAACCCCGACGGCTTCAACATGGGCGTGAACCTCGGGAGGGTTGCGGGCGCGGGAATAGAGGACCACGTGCACCTCCACATAGTGCCGAGGTGGAACGGGGACACGAACTTCATGCCCGTGGTCGCGGACACCAAGGTTATCCCCGAGTCGCTCCAGGAGGCGTACGAAGAGCTCAAGGCGGCGATAGAGGAGATGATGGAAGAATCTAAATCCGTCTGA
- the thyX gene encoding FAD-dependent thymidylate synthase → MGNGIRVDLVNYTKKPLETVTWAALISYWDGWESEAFGRMGKNDVEMHLPRVLGYGHESILEHAVLTFAIEGCSRVCSHQLVRHRLASYTQQSQRYIKLNREDVEETFVIPESVKNRPELYEKWKGLMREAMELYEESYDSGVHQEDARFILPQAVRTKIVVTMNLRELKHFLGLRACERAQWEIREVAWKMLEEIARNDELRPIIKWAKLGPRCVQLGYCPEGELMPPGCWKRTREKWKALEGSKQMV, encoded by the coding sequence ATGGGGAATGGAATCAGGGTTGATCTTGTCAACTATACGAAAAAACCCCTGGAAACCGTCACTTGGGCGGCGCTTATAAGCTACTGGGATGGATGGGAGAGCGAGGCCTTCGGGCGTATGGGCAAAAACGACGTCGAGATGCACCTGCCCAGGGTCCTCGGCTACGGCCACGAGTCGATTCTTGAGCACGCGGTCCTGACGTTCGCGATTGAGGGATGCTCCCGCGTCTGCAGTCATCAGCTCGTGAGGCACAGGCTGGCGAGCTACACCCAGCAGAGCCAGAGGTACATCAAGCTGAACCGGGAGGACGTGGAGGAGACCTTCGTGATTCCGGAGAGCGTGAAGAACCGCCCGGAGCTCTACGAGAAATGGAAGGGCCTCATGAGGGAAGCGATGGAGCTCTACGAGGAAAGTTATGATTCCGGTGTCCACCAGGAGGACGCGCGCTTCATCCTCCCCCAGGCGGTGCGCACCAAAATCGTCGTCACGATGAACCTACGGGAGCTCAAGCACTTCCTCGGCCTCAGGGCCTGCGAAAGGGCGCAGTGGGAGATAAGGGAAGTGGCGTGGAAGATGCTCGAGGAGATAGCGAGGAACGACGAGCTGAGGCCGATCATCAAGTGGGCGAAGCTCGGGCCGAGGTGCGTCCAGCTCGGCTACTGCCCCGAGGGAGAGCTCATGCCCCCCGGTTGCTGGAAGAGGACGAGGGAGAAGTGGAAAGCGCTCGAGGGTTCCAAACAAATGGTTTAA